The following coding sequences lie in one Nitratireductor mangrovi genomic window:
- a CDS encoding rod-binding protein, with protein MAISPPSDIVLDVARAVDATEMAAAREKLNSLAGSIADFTVSTAADLRASLADVDKTTGARPEAFRKFEGMVLQSFLQHMLPTDAGEAYGKGLSGEMWKGLLAQELAGVMAERGGIGIAERVMGDYYMENDRRVALAGVNGNPLEQAEADTQSLLSVALIQEIQRTIVRSFDSDVPPLSGEAVSGR; from the coding sequence TTGGCCATATCGCCCCCCAGCGACATCGTCCTCGACGTTGCACGTGCCGTCGACGCCACAGAGATGGCCGCCGCACGCGAAAAGTTGAACTCGCTTGCCGGCAGCATTGCCGATTTCACCGTCTCTACAGCCGCCGACCTGCGTGCCAGTCTGGCGGACGTCGACAAGACCACGGGCGCGAGGCCGGAGGCGTTCCGCAAATTCGAGGGCATGGTGCTGCAGTCGTTCCTGCAACACATGCTGCCGACAGACGCAGGAGAGGCCTACGGCAAAGGGCTCTCCGGCGAGATGTGGAAAGGGCTGTTGGCGCAGGAACTTGCCGGTGTGATGGCCGAACGCGGCGGCATCGGCATCGCCGAGCGGGTCATGGGCGACTATTACATGGAAAACGACCGCCGTGTGGCGCTCGCAGGGGTAAACGGCAATCCGTTGGAACAGGCCGAGGCCGACACCCAATCACTGCTTTCGGTCGCGCTGATTCAGGAAATCCAGCGCACGATCGTGCGAAGCTTCGACAGCGACGTCCCGCCGCTGTCCGGCGAAGCGGTAAGCGGACGCTGA
- the flhA gene encoding flagellar biosynthesis protein FlhA — MAANPVTFTPVPAAAERNGRDVFFAIGVITILSVLFLPIPAFMIDIGLAFSIAMSVLILMVALWIQRPLDFSSFPTILLIATMLRLALNIATTRVILSHGNEGTNAAGYVIGGFSNLVMAGDFVIGLIVFLILIVVNFIVITKGATRIAEVGARFTLDAIPGKQMSIDADLSAGMINDKEAQARRRELEEESSFFGSMDGASKFVRGDAIAGLIITGVNIVGGVAIGYGRHNMNLGEAADVFVKLSVGDGLVTQIPALIVSLAAGLLVSKGGTRGSADEAVFGQLTAYPRAMLVAALLLVVLAFLPGLPFLPFMVLALILSSIGYAIPLRQNRRMAEEAASEQERQQAEAEEDKNSIKSSLKTPEIELLIGKQLSARMLASHQELAFRMGKMRKKFALDYGFVVPEVRLTDDFAIPPKSYQIKIHGTVVAEYQMRVGEVMVLLGSSEPPDVPGEEVREPAFGMRALSVPETFAEDMKRENFPVADNLSVLLTHLSEVVRNNLPQLLSYKDMKTLIERLDPEYKKLAEEICTSHISYPGLQAVLKLLLAERVSIRNLHLIIEAIAEIAPHVRRTEQIVEHVRIRMSQQICGDLSEAGTLKVLRLGNRWDLAFHQSLKRDAKGEVREFDIDPRLLEEFGQEASKVIRQHFDSGARFALVTAPDARPYVRMIIERLFPTLPVLSHVEIAKGVEIKVLGALS, encoded by the coding sequence ATGGCGGCCAATCCAGTAACATTCACTCCCGTTCCGGCGGCAGCCGAGCGCAACGGCCGCGACGTCTTCTTCGCGATCGGCGTCATCACGATCCTGTCGGTGCTGTTCCTGCCGATACCGGCCTTCATGATCGATATCGGGCTGGCCTTCTCGATCGCGATGTCCGTGCTGATCCTCATGGTGGCCTTGTGGATCCAGCGCCCGCTCGACTTCTCGTCATTTCCGACGATCCTGCTGATCGCCACGATGCTGCGGCTGGCGCTCAACATCGCCACGACACGCGTCATCCTTTCGCATGGCAATGAAGGCACCAACGCGGCCGGCTACGTCATCGGCGGTTTCTCGAACCTGGTGATGGCAGGCGATTTCGTCATCGGCCTCATCGTCTTCCTGATCCTGATTGTGGTGAATTTCATCGTCATCACCAAGGGCGCGACGCGCATCGCCGAGGTCGGCGCCCGCTTCACGCTCGACGCCATTCCCGGCAAGCAGATGTCGATCGACGCCGATCTTTCGGCCGGCATGATCAACGACAAGGAAGCGCAGGCGCGCAGGCGTGAACTGGAAGAGGAAAGCTCCTTCTTCGGCTCCATGGACGGGGCATCGAAATTCGTCCGCGGCGACGCCATCGCCGGCCTGATCATCACCGGGGTCAACATCGTCGGCGGCGTCGCGATCGGCTATGGCCGTCACAACATGAACCTCGGCGAGGCCGCCGACGTCTTCGTCAAGCTGTCGGTCGGCGATGGGCTCGTGACGCAGATCCCTGCGCTGATCGTCTCGCTCGCCGCCGGCCTGCTGGTCTCGAAGGGCGGCACCCGCGGCTCGGCCGACGAGGCGGTCTTCGGCCAGCTCACCGCCTATCCGCGCGCCATGCTGGTCGCCGCCCTGCTGCTTGTCGTGCTGGCCTTCCTGCCGGGCCTGCCGTTCCTGCCCTTCATGGTTCTGGCGCTCATCCTATCGAGCATCGGCTACGCGATCCCGCTGCGCCAGAACCGGCGCATGGCCGAGGAAGCCGCCAGCGAACAGGAGCGCCAGCAGGCGGAGGCGGAGGAGGACAAGAACTCCATCAAGTCGTCGCTGAAGACGCCCGAAATCGAACTTCTGATCGGCAAGCAGCTTTCGGCGCGAATGCTCGCATCGCACCAGGAACTGGCCTTCCGCATGGGTAAGATGCGCAAGAAATTCGCGCTCGACTACGGCTTCGTGGTACCGGAGGTTCGCCTCACGGACGACTTCGCCATCCCGCCCAAGAGCTATCAGATCAAGATCCACGGTACGGTGGTGGCCGAGTACCAGATGCGGGTCGGCGAGGTCATGGTGCTTCTGGGCAGCAGCGAGCCGCCGGATGTTCCGGGCGAGGAAGTGCGTGAACCGGCCTTCGGCATGCGCGCACTTTCCGTGCCCGAAACCTTTGCCGAGGACATGAAGCGCGAGAATTTCCCCGTCGCCGACAACCTCTCGGTGCTGCTCACGCACCTTTCCGAGGTTGTTCGCAACAATCTGCCGCAGCTCCTGTCATACAAGGACATGAAGACACTGATCGAGCGGCTCGACCCCGAATACAAGAAGCTTGCCGAAGAGATCTGCACCAGCCACATCTCCTATCCCGGCCTGCAGGCGGTGCTAAAGCTGCTGCTGGCGGAACGTGTCTCAATCCGCAACCTGCACCTGATCATCGAGGCGATCGCCGAAATCGCACCGCATGTACGCCGCACCGAACAGATCGTCGAACATGTCCGCATCCGCATGTCACAGCAGATCTGCGGTGACCTGTCGGAGGCGGGCACGCTCAAGGTACTTCGGCTCGGCAATCGCTGGGATCTCGCCTTCCATCAGTCGCTCAAGCGCGACGCCAAGGGCGAGGTCCGCGAATTCGACATCGATCCGCGGCTGCTGGAGGAGTTCGGCCAAGAGGCCTCCAAGGTTATCCGCCAGCATTTCGACTCGGGCGCACGCTTCGCGCTGGTCACCGCTCCAGACGCCCGGCCCTATGTGCGCATGATCATCGAGCGCCTGTTCCCGACGCTCCCCGTGCTCTCACATGTCGAGATCGCCAAGGGGGTCGAGATCAAGGTGCTCGGCGCCTTGTCGTGA
- a CDS encoding TRAP transporter substrate-binding protein — MKAISLTALGAAAFLSVSSAHAADVELRLSHWVPPTHPIQTLGIEPWVESIKQASNGRINITIFPAQQLGAAPDHYDMARDGIADITYTNPGYQAGRFPIYSLAEIPFHASNGKQAAKALHNWYAPLAEIEMSDVKFCLINPHDPGTLHSKTQVKVPSDISGMNVRPAHATMARFVNLLGGASVQVPAPEAREALAKGTADAITFPWNSIYIFGIDSETKFHLDMPFYISSQMLLLNKGMYDGLAPEDRQVIDDHCTPDWSQKFSTGWADNEYSGRQKMIDSPDHTVYTPTDDEIGQWREASKPLIEAWKEDVKAKGQDPEKIYADYVSALKELDSLF, encoded by the coding sequence ATGAAAGCAATCAGCCTAACGGCGCTCGGCGCCGCAGCATTCTTGTCGGTATCCTCAGCGCACGCAGCCGATGTTGAACTGCGCCTTTCGCACTGGGTTCCGCCAACGCATCCGATCCAGACACTCGGCATCGAGCCATGGGTGGAATCGATCAAGCAGGCGTCCAACGGCCGTATCAACATCACCATTTTCCCGGCCCAGCAGCTTGGCGCCGCGCCGGATCACTACGACATGGCCCGCGACGGCATCGCCGACATCACCTATACCAATCCCGGCTACCAGGCTGGCCGCTTCCCGATCTACAGCCTGGCGGAGATACCTTTCCACGCCTCGAACGGGAAGCAGGCGGCGAAAGCTCTCCACAACTGGTACGCACCGCTTGCCGAGATCGAGATGTCGGACGTCAAGTTCTGCCTCATCAACCCGCATGATCCTGGCACCTTGCACTCCAAGACGCAGGTCAAGGTTCCCAGCGATATCAGTGGCATGAACGTGCGCCCGGCGCACGCGACGATGGCGCGTTTCGTGAATTTGCTTGGCGGCGCCAGCGTGCAGGTGCCGGCACCCGAGGCCCGCGAGGCCCTCGCAAAGGGTACGGCTGACGCGATCACCTTCCCGTGGAACTCGATCTATATCTTCGGCATCGATTCGGAGACCAAGTTCCATCTCGACATGCCATTCTACATCTCTTCACAGATGCTGCTCCTCAACAAAGGCATGTATGACGGTCTGGCACCGGAAGACCGCCAGGTCATCGATGATCATTGTACGCCGGACTGGTCGCAGAAATTCTCGACCGGCTGGGCCGACAATGAATATTCAGGCCGCCAAAAGATGATCGATTCGCCCGATCATACGGTCTACACGCCCACCGACGATGAGATTGGTCAATGGCGCGAAGCCTCCAAGCCACTGATCGAGGCGTGGAAGGAAGACGTCAAGGCCAAGGGGCAGGATCCCGAAAAAATCTACGCCGACTACGTCTCGGCCTTGAAGGAACTCGACTCCCTGTTCTGA
- a CDS encoding crotonase/enoyl-CoA hydratase family protein, with translation MSPSNGAAAQNADESALRIKLDGAIATIAFNRPEKRNAISDAVLTQLRYFFSEPPETVRAVVLYGVGGHFSAGLDLSEQVEREPAEVLRHSRGWHQVMELIQFGGLPVVSVLTGAVMGGGLEIAAATHVRVAEPSARFQLPEGKRGIFVGGGATVRVGRILGADRMTEMMLTGRAYDAAEGHQLGLAHYLVGEGQGLARARELAEQIASNAPMVNYLVIQGISRIDDMARGDGLYTESLSAALSQTGADAQEGLKAFLEKRAPRFR, from the coding sequence ATGAGCCCTTCAAATGGTGCGGCAGCGCAAAATGCCGACGAGTCCGCGCTGCGGATCAAGCTCGACGGTGCGATCGCGACAATCGCCTTCAACCGGCCGGAAAAGCGAAATGCGATCTCCGACGCCGTGCTGACGCAACTGCGGTACTTCTTCTCCGAGCCGCCGGAAACGGTGCGGGCGGTCGTGCTCTACGGTGTCGGTGGCCACTTTTCGGCCGGTCTGGACCTCTCCGAGCAGGTCGAGCGCGAACCGGCCGAAGTTCTTCGCCATTCGCGTGGCTGGCATCAGGTGATGGAGTTGATCCAGTTCGGCGGTTTGCCGGTGGTATCGGTGCTGACCGGCGCGGTCATGGGCGGCGGGCTGGAAATTGCGGCAGCAACCCATGTGCGGGTCGCCGAACCGTCCGCACGCTTCCAACTGCCCGAGGGCAAGCGGGGAATTTTCGTTGGTGGCGGGGCGACGGTGCGCGTCGGCCGGATCCTTGGCGCCGATCGCATGACGGAGATGATGCTGACCGGCCGGGCCTACGATGCCGCCGAAGGGCATCAACTTGGCCTTGCCCACTATCTCGTCGGCGAGGGGCAGGGGCTCGCACGCGCGCGGGAACTCGCGGAGCAGATCGCCTCCAATGCGCCGATGGTCAATTATCTGGTCATCCAGGGCATATCGCGCATCGACGACATGGCGCGCGGTGACGGTCTTTACACTGAAAGCCTCAGCGCGGCGCTCTCGCAGACCGGCGCCGATGCTCAGGAAGGCCTCAAGGCGTTCCTGGAAAAGCGTGCGCCACGCTTTCGCTAG
- the fliR gene encoding flagellar biosynthetic protein FliR, with translation MTDQIVITAFLAFCRIGACFMIMPGLSSVRVPVQIRLFVAIAATGALLIHLWDSLLPYASREPVVLAPLIVSELLTGALIGLVARLYILALQFAGSAIAMLSGYGNMITQGIEEVEPQAAVTNLITLSALLLLFIFNFHHEIIKALVNSYTVAPPNLLFNPQSALTDIVDTLAEAFFVTLRLASPFIAYGIIVNLAIGFVNKLTPQIPIYFISLPFVLTGGILLLYLGTGPMLRLFADAFVPVTIGR, from the coding sequence ATCACCGACCAGATCGTCATCACGGCATTCCTGGCGTTCTGCCGCATCGGCGCCTGTTTCATGATCATGCCGGGGCTCTCGAGCGTCCGTGTTCCCGTTCAGATCCGGCTCTTCGTCGCTATCGCGGCGACCGGCGCGTTGCTCATCCATCTTTGGGACAGCCTGCTCCCCTATGCCAGCCGGGAGCCCGTCGTTCTGGCGCCGCTGATCGTTTCCGAACTTCTGACCGGGGCACTGATCGGGCTCGTCGCGCGGCTGTACATCCTTGCCCTGCAATTCGCCGGTTCGGCGATCGCCATGCTGTCGGGCTATGGCAACATGATCACCCAAGGCATCGAGGAAGTAGAGCCTCAGGCTGCTGTGACCAATCTGATCACCCTTTCGGCTCTGCTCTTGCTGTTCATCTTCAATTTCCATCACGAGATCATCAAGGCACTGGTGAACTCGTACACGGTCGCCCCGCCCAATCTGCTCTTCAATCCGCAGTCGGCCCTGACCGACATCGTCGATACGTTGGCGGAAGCGTTCTTCGTCACCCTACGGCTGGCGAGCCCTTTCATCGCGTACGGGATCATCGTCAATCTGGCCATCGGCTTCGTAAACAAACTCACGCCGCAGATTCCGATCTATTTCATCTCCCTGCCATTCGTCCTCACTGGCGGCATCCTGCTGCTCTATCTCGGCACCGGCCCCATGCTCAGGCTTTTTGCCGACGCATTTGTGCCCGTCACGATCGGAAGGTAG
- a CDS encoding fumarylacetoacetate hydrolase family protein gives MKLVTFERGAARHIGHYEAKTGLVLDLTEASGNDPAFATMMDLIDGGEAALTHAREMCADAGLQAKHAVPEDRIRLLAPLPVPRQIRDFSVFPGHIKQAPRGMRRLAALARGDKEAAAAAVGFDEVPEIYRSQPVYYLTNRFSVIGPDSVVAWPRYSRIMDFECEFAVVIGGTARDASVEDAGSHIFGYTIYNDFSARDTQMVEMQSMLGPAKGKSFDYGNAIGPWIVTVDEVTDPHNLAMEARVNGEIWGRGSSADMLFTFEEMIAYVSRDETIHAGELFGSGTMGNGCGLELDRFLADGDVVELEIEGLGVLRNTIKVQG, from the coding sequence ATGAAGCTCGTGACCTTCGAACGCGGCGCGGCACGACACATCGGGCACTACGAGGCGAAGACCGGTCTCGTGCTGGATCTTACCGAAGCCTCGGGCAACGATCCCGCCTTCGCTACCATGATGGACCTCATCGACGGGGGCGAGGCGGCCCTTACGCACGCGCGCGAGATGTGCGCCGATGCAGGCCTTCAGGCGAAGCATGCCGTGCCTGAGGACAGGATCCGGCTTCTGGCGCCATTGCCGGTGCCACGCCAGATACGTGACTTCTCCGTGTTTCCGGGGCACATCAAACAGGCTCCGCGCGGCATGCGCAGGCTCGCCGCACTGGCACGTGGCGACAAGGAAGCAGCCGCAGCCGCGGTCGGCTTCGACGAGGTTCCAGAGATCTATCGCAGCCAGCCGGTCTATTACCTCACCAACCGCTTCAGCGTCATCGGTCCCGACAGCGTAGTCGCCTGGCCGCGATACAGCCGTATCATGGATTTCGAGTGTGAGTTCGCCGTCGTAATCGGCGGGACGGCACGCGACGCATCCGTCGAGGACGCTGGCTCGCATATCTTCGGCTACACAATCTACAATGACTTCTCCGCGCGCGACACGCAGATGGTCGAGATGCAGTCGATGCTCGGTCCTGCCAAGGGCAAGAGCTTCGACTATGGCAACGCGATCGGCCCGTGGATCGTGACTGTCGACGAGGTCACCGATCCGCATAACCTGGCCATGGAAGCCCGGGTCAACGGCGAAATTTGGGGCCGCGGATCATCCGCGGACATGCTGTTCACCTTCGAGGAAATGATTGCATACGTGTCGCGCGACGAGACCATTCACGCCGGCGAACTCTTCGGCTCGGGCACGATGGGCAATGGCTGCGGGCTCGAACTCGACCGCTTCTTGGCCGACGGTGATGTCGTCGAACTCGAGATCGAGGGCCTTGGCGTGCTGCGCAACACGATAAAGGTGCAGGGCTGA